From a single Porites lutea chromosome 10, jaPorLute2.1, whole genome shotgun sequence genomic region:
- the LOC140950687 gene encoding uncharacterized protein: MKLFAASENKLKRVMTVAKNGMESTSLKWNEKKCAVIHVKRGQVEQGSGDMKIADIKPIKCLEQHNTYKFLGVFENTKQEDKQVLEAAPKTYLQRLSIMWSSPLSDHAKVVAFNQYALPVLTYLMWTQTWPIANIQQLDREGRKIIVANEGNHPKGSTAILYMSRKLGGRGLKSVENEHKNTKIKAAVKLYCNADPTMAAVRSFGELAVQNGRHSIIKGAKKYAEELDIQLWLNFPKPVAVADGKEVEAKKSAPPHTIDGVQELYRKLLPTKVYYNRKTKSQVTDRKCRPCGDSLENVQHILSGCSALAQTKYVQRHNNAFKILFFEVLRSLDLITKVEPWFSQVTPKPLYENEHATAFWDVPLFADTTQVKANRIDATVIDKTSKQVRVIEMSCSWLENRESKDLEKTTKYSHLRLELTNRYPEYKVNQYNIIMDVLGGCSKEVEKNIKELVGDKCESIMQKAILSSSLHIARMFKLSA; the protein is encoded by the exons ATGAAGTTGTTTGCTGCTTCTGAGAACAAGCTGAAACGAGTCATGACAGTCGCAAAGAATGGAATGGAAAGCACCAGTTTGAAGTGGAATGAGAAGAAGTGTGCAGTGATACACGTGAAGAGGGGACAAGTCGAGCAAGGAAGTGGAGATATGAAGATAGCTGATATTAAACCTATCAAGTGCCTGGAGCAACATAACACCTATAAGTTTCTAGGCGTCTTCGAAAACACCAAGCAAGAGGATAAGCAAGTATTGGAAGCCGCACCAAAGACGTACTTACAGAGGCTATCAATCATGTGGTCCAGCCCATTGTCAGATCATGCAAAGGTAGTGGCGTTCAATCAGTACGCTTTACCAGTACTTACATACTTGATGTGGACACAAACTTGGCCGATAGCAAACATCCAACAGCTTGACCGAGAGGGAAGAAAGATCATCGTGGCGAATGAAGGAAATCACCCTAAGGGATCGACAGCGATACTCTACATGTCTAGGAAGCTCGGTGGAAGAGGTCTCAAATCCGTGGAGAATGAGCACAAGAACACTAAGATCAAAGCAGCAGTAAAGCTTTACTGTAACGCTGACCCTACGATGGCAGCCGTAAGATCGTTTGGAGAGCTAGCCGTACAAAATGGACGCCACTCCATCATTAAAGGTGCTAAGAAGTACGCAGAGGAGCTGGATATACAGTTGTGGTTAAACTTTCCTAAACCAGTTGCTGTCGCCGATGGCAAAGAAGTCGAAGCTAAGAAG AGTGCCCCACCACATACCATCGATGGAGTACAAGAGCTTTACCGAAAGCTGTTACCTACCAAGGTTTactacaacagaaaaacaaaatcacaagtCACTGATAGAAAATGCCGCCCATGCGGGGATTCCCTGGAGAATGTGCAGCACATTCTATCTGGCTGTAGTGCACTGGCACAGACTAAGTACGTACAGAGGCATAACAATGCTTTCAAGATCTTATTCTTTGAAGTCCTCAGATCTTTAGATCTCATTACTAAAGTTGAACCGTGGTTCTCACAAGTCACACCCAAGCCGCTGTATGAGAATGAGCATGCGACCGCCTTCTGGGACGTCCCATTATTCGCTGACACAACTCAAGTAAAAGCTAATAGAATCGACGCCACGGTCATTGACAAGACCAGCAAGCAAGTCAGAGTGATTGAAATGAGCTGTTCATGGCTGGAAAATAGAGAGTCTAAAGATCTCGAGAAGACAACGAAGTACAGTCATCTGAGACTAGAGCTGACGAACCGATACCCTGAGTATAAGGTCAATCAGTATAACATCATCATGGATGTCCTTGGGGGCTGTTCGAAAGAGgttgagaaaaatattaaagagCTTGTAGGAGATAAGTGTGAATCAATTATGCAAAAGGCAATCTTGTCTAGTTCATTACACATTGCTAGAATGTTCAAGCTGAGCGCTTAG